The genome window ACGCCGCTGGACCCCGACTGCGGCTGCGCCGTATGCCGGCAGTTCACCCGCGCGTACGTGCGGCACCTCTTCGCCGCAGAGGAGATGCTCGCGGCGCGGCTCGCGACGTTCCACAGCCTCGCGTTCTATCTCGGGATGATGCGCGACATGCGCGCCGCGATCGTCGAGGGCCGGTTTGGAGCGTGGCGCGCCGCGTTCCTCGCGAAGTACGAGGCGGGAGGCGGCAGCGGCGTCGAGACGGACGAGCGCGGGGCGGAGCAGGCCTGATGCGCCGGGAGGAACGATGGACCACGGGAAGCTGATCGAGGCGGTCGCCACGCCGACCGGCGGGAAGATCGTGCTCGTCGTCGCCGACGGGCTCGGCGGACTGCCGCACCCCACGACGGGGCTCACCGAGCTCGAGACGGCGCGGACGCCGAATCTCGACGCGCTGGCGGCCGAGGGCGTGACGGGGCTGCACGTGCCGATCGCGCCTGGCATCTCGCCGGGAAGCGGCCCGGCGCACATGGCGCTCTTCGGGTACGACCCGGTGCGCTATCTGATCGGCCGCGGGGTGCTCGAGGCGCTCGGCATCGGGTTCGAGCTCAAGGCGGGCGACGTGGCCGCGCGCCTGAACTTCGCGACGGTGGACGCCCACGGGCGCATCACCGACAGGCGGGCGGGGAGGATCTCGAACGAGAAGTGCGTCGAGCTGTGCTCGAGGCTCGATGCGATCGAGCTTCCCGGCGTCCGGCTCTTCGTGCGCCCCGTGAAGGAGCACCGCGCGGTCGCCGTGCTGAGGGGCGATGGGCTCGCGGGCGGTCTCAACGACACCGACCCGCAGCGCACGGGCGTGCCGCCGCTTCCGCTGACGGCGACGGACCCCGGCCAGAGGCGGACCGCGGAGCTTCTGACGCTCTTCGTCGAGCGCGCGCGAGAGATGCTGAAGGCCGAGCCGAAGGCCAACGCCGTCACGCTCCGCGGCATCGCAGCGCGCGACCCGATCCCGACGTTCGGGGAGCGCTACCGGATGCGCGCCGCCGCCGTCGCCGAGTACCCGATGTATCGCGGCGTCGCCGGGCTCGTGGGGATGACGGTGCTCGACGCGGCGCCGCCGGGGGAGGTGGCGGCGGCGGTGGGCAGGGCGTTCGCGGACTTCGACTTCTTCTTCGTGCACTTCAAGAAGACGGACTCCACTGGCGAGGACGGGAGCTTCGATGCCAAGGTGGCCGCGACCGAGCGGCTTGACGCCCTCGTGCCGTCGCTCGTCGCGCTTGGGCCGGACGTTCTCGTCGTCACCGGCGACCACTCGACCCCGTCGGCACTCGCATCGCACAGCTGGCATCCGGTTCCGGTGGTGCTTCGGGCGAAGTCCGCGCGGCGCGACGCCGTGCGCGCGTTCGGGGAGTCGCAGTGCCTCGCCGGCGGCCTCGGCACCGTGCGCGCCGTGGACCTCATGCCGCTCATGATGGCGCACGCCGGGAGGCTCCTGAAGTTCGGGGCGTAGGGGGAGACGTGGCGCGCCGCGGCCGTTCGAGCGAGGCGTCCCGCCCCGCCGGTCCGCGCGAGCTTCTGCTCGCGGCACTCGGCGGCGGGTGCCTCGTGCTCGCGTTCCCGCCCGTTGACCTGCTCCCCGCCGCGTTCGTCGGCCTCGTGCCTCTCCTCTGGGTGCTTCGCGGCACGCGGCCCACGGGCTTCTGGAGCGCCTTCCGCCCGGGGCTCATCGCGGGCATCGCGTTCTTCGCTCCGCTTCTCTACTGGCTCGTCAACCTCTCCTCGCTCGACATGGACAACCCCGTGCTCATGTCGGGCCCGCTCGTCCTGCTCGTTCTCCTGCAGGCCTCGTACTGGGGGCTCTTCTCGGCGGCGGCGTACTGGGTGCGCGGGAGGACGCGCGTGCCGGACTGGGTGAGCCTGCCGGTTCTGTGGGTCGCGTGCGAGCAGCTCCGCTCGCTCGGCGTGCTCGGCTTCACGTGGGGGGCGCTCGGATACGCGGGCGTCGCGTGGCCCCGGGCGATCCAGTTCGCATCGATCACCGGGCTCTTCGGCGTGTCGCTGTGGTTCGCGCTCGGGAGCGCGCTCGTTCTCGAGGCGGCGGCAGGCGTCACGCGTCGCGCTCGCGCCGTCGCGTGGCTCGTTGTCCTTGTCGCGCTCCCCGTCGCTCACGGCTCGCTCGTGCTGGCGCGCGCGCCGGTCGGCGCGGCGGCGCGCGGCATGCCCACGGCGCGCATCGCCGTCGTGCAGCCGAACATCGACGCGAAGAAGAAGTGGGACGCCGAGTTCCGCGACGAGAGCTTCCGCGTGCTCCGCGAGCTCTCGCTCGAGGCCGCGGGGTTGCGGCCCGACCTCATCGTGTGGCCGGAGACGGCCGCGCCGAGCTACCTCTCCCGAGAGCCCAAGGACATGGAGAAGGTGGCGTCCGTGGCGCGCGAGACGGGGTCGTGGGTGCTCACGGGGTTTCCCGACATGCGGGACGACCCGGAGGCGCACCGCGGGTTCCGCGCGTACAACGCCGTCGTGCTCGTGAGCCCCCTGGGCGACCCCGTGGGTCGCTACGACAAGATCCACCTCGTGCCGTTCGGCGAGTTCATCCCGTTCGAGACCGTCATCCCGGCGCTTCGCACCGTGGACTTCGGCGAGGCCGACTTCAGCCCCGGGACGGAGCGCGTCGTTCTGAGCGCCGGGCCTGTGGACGCCGCCGCGCTCATCTGCTTCGAGTCCATCTTCCCGCGGCTCGTGACCGGGTTCGTGGCGCGCGGTGCGACGCTCCTCGTGAACGTCACGAACGACGTGTGGTACGGAAGGACCTCGATGCCCTTCCAGCACGCCTCCATGGCCGTCATGCGCGCGATCGAGAACCGGAGGAGCCTCGCGCGCAGCGCCAACAGCGGCGTCTCTCTGCTCGTGGATCCCTACGGGCGCACCGTCTCGCGGCTCGGGATCTTCGAGCGGGGCGTCCTCGTGGGCGACCTGCCCCTCGTCTCTTCGCGGACTCCCTACGCCCTGCTCGGCGACGTCGTCGGGTGGGGCGCCCTCACGCTGGCCGCGCTTCTCGCGACGCTTCCCCTGCTGATGCGCGGCCGCCGGCCTTGCCGCACTCGCCCGGTCTGAACCCCGGAACACCCAACACACACGTGGTCAAGAAGGCCTCTTGAGCGGGATCGGACGCGGCCGTCGCACGCGCCTGCACGCCCCGCAGGACAGCCCCTCCATGGCATGGAAGTTGCAGAAGGCCAGTGGGCTTCCTGGACCAGGCCGCGGGGGGACGCGGCAGGGGGGGTGCACGCAGTCCATGCGTACGCGCGAGACTCCATCGGCCGCCGGCCGATTCGGCCATTGCCGTCGCCGCAACGCCGGGCCCAGGCCCGAGCGCGGCGGCGTCCTGGTCATCGTGCTGGCCATCGTCGCCGCGGTGCTGCTCATCGGGGTCGCGCTCTTCGTTCTTGGAGGTGGTGAGAGCGGCATCGTCGAGCATCGCGTGGACTCCGTGCGAGCCTTCTACCTGGCGGAGGCCGGTCTCGACCGGGCGAAGTCGTGGCTCGAGGCCCTCGCTCAGCAGGACCCGCCGTCGTTTCCCGCGAGCGGGGCGTTCAACGACCAGTGGCTCGGCGGAGGCGAGTACGACGTCACGATCACGAAGGTGGCCTCGGGGGGGCCGTGGGTCACGTCGTACGACGTCGTCTCGACCGCCGCGGTGGACGGCGCCGTGCGCCAGGTGCGGGCGCGGCTCCAGAACGAGACCTTCGCGCAGTACGTCTACTACGCCGACGAGCCCAGCCAGATCTGGTTCACGAGCCGCGACAGCCTTCACGGAAGGGTGCACGTCAACGGGACCATGTACATCAGCGGCGCTCCGTGGTTCGGCATGAAGGTGACCTCGACCGCGAGCAGCTTCACGATGTACCAGGGCAGCACGCCGACCTTCGCGGGCGGCTACGAGCTGGGCGTTGACCCCATCCCGCTGCCGGCGCCGGCCAATCTCATCGCGACGCTGTCGTCCTACTCGCAGTCCGGCGGGATCTACGGGGCCCCGCTCTCCGGCTCGAACGCGAAGTACGAGGTCGAGCTCGGCAGGAACGGCAACATGGGCACCGTGAGCTACCGCGCCTACCGTCTCGTCAGCGGCTCATACCAGTGGAGCGGGTGGACGAACGTCGTCATCGGTTCGACGAACGGCATCGCGTGGCTCAGCGCGCCGGTGGACATCAAGGGGACGCTCGACGGGCAGATCACGATCGGTTCCACCGGCGACATCAACATCATGGACAACCTCCTGTACCTCGACTCCACGCCTGGGCACGGGCCGAACCCGGGCTGCGACGACATCCTCGGACTCGTGTCCGCCAAGAACGTCGTGGTGTGGGACAGCGCGCCGAACCTCGCCGACTGCGAGATCCACGCGCACATGATCGCGCTCGACAAGTCGTTCGGGGCGCGGAACTACGATCAGGGGTCGCCGAGAGGTGACCTGACCATCTGGGGCGGGTTCGCCCAGAAGAAGGTCGGCGCCATCGGCCAGTTCCAGCACGGCGGCGGGATCATCCACGGCTACAGCAAGGACTACCACTACGACATGCGCCTCATGAGCATGTCGCCGCCGGGGTTCCCCCCGACGGGGAAGTACATCCAGACGACGTGGCGGGAAGTCGTCCCGCCGGAGTTGTGACCATGACGACGAAGAAGCAGCGGGAGGGCGGCCTCGCCGCACGGGCCCTCTCGAGCCAGACCGGCGTCGCGCTGGTCACGGTGATGGCCATCGTGTCGGCCGTCCTGCTGCTCGGCGTGGCGCTCTTCACGCTCGGCGTCGGTGAGGGCGACCTGGTGCAGAACGCCGTAGACACGGCTCGGGCGTTCTACCTCGCCGAGTCGGGGCTCGTGCATGGGAGGTCGGTGCTTGAGGGGCTTGCGTCGCAGAGTCCCGCGACGTACCCGACGGACTTCACGCTCAACCCCGTCACGGTCGGCGGCGGAACCTACACCGTCGGCGTCACGCGCCGGTCCGCGTTCAACCCGTGGGTGCACGAGTACGCGGTCGAGTCCACGGGCAGCGTCGGCGGCGCGACGGCGACGGTCCGCGGCATCATCAGGAACGAGACCTTCGCCCAGTACCTGTTCTACGCGCACCACTCCGACGACGTGTGGTTCGCCACCGGCGACACGCTCGACGGGCGCGTGCACGTCAACGGCCACCTGAAGGTGAGCGGGAGCCCCTGGTTCGGCATGAAGGTGACCTCGTCGAGGGACAACATGATCGTCTACCAGGGCAGCACGCCCACGTTCATGGGCGGCTATGAGCTGGGCGTCCCGGAGGTCCCGCTCCCCACGTCTGCGGCGTTCATGGCCGACCTGAGCAGCAAGGCGGCCGCCGGCGGGATCAACTGCGGGACCCTCAACGGGCCGAACGCGAAGTACGAGGTGGAACTCGCGAGGAACGGCCAGCACGGGTACCTGAGCTACCGCGCGTACAGGAGGACCAGCGGCAACCGGTACTCCTGGACCTCCTGGACGTCGGTGAGCATCGCGAACACCAACGGCGTGGCGTGGTTCGGGAGCCCCGTGGACCTCAAGGGCACGCTCGACGGCCAGCTCACGCTCGGCTGCGCGGGGAACGTCACCATCACTGACGACGTGCGGTACCGGAACTCGACGCCGGGCAGCGGCCCGAATCAGGGGTGCGATGACCTCCTCGGGATCTGCTCGGCGAAGAACGTCATCGTACAGGACAACGCGGCCAACCGGAACAACTGCGAGATCCACGCGCACATCATGGCGCTCGACAGCTCGTTCACCGCCGAGAACTACAACCGGGGGAGTCCGCGCGGCGACCTCATGGTCTACGGCGGGATCGCACAGAAGTCGTTCGGCGCCATCGGCACCTTCAGGCACAACGGCGGCGTCGTGTCCGGATACAACAAGCGCTACCACTTTGATCCCAGACTCGCGGGGCAGTCGCCGCCCGGCTATCCGGTGACGGGCGGGTACATTCTCGCGTCGTGGACGCGAGTGCAGGGTCAGCAGGGCTAGCGAAGGGAAGGACCGTGGCCGGTCGGGTGTCGGGAACCGCACAGGAGGGCGGGCGCGTGCCGGAGAACAGGCTGTCCTACGCCGGCAGGCGCTTCGGCACGCTCCTCGTCGAGTCGGGCATCGTCGACGAGGCGGGGCTCGCGAAGGCGCTCGAGCGTCAGCGCACGACCGGTGAGCGGCTGGGCGAGGCGCTCGTGGGTCTCGGGCTCGCGACCGAGCCCGAGATCGTCCGCGCGCTCTCCGAGCAGCTGGACATCCCCACGTTCAATCTCGCCCGCGTGACCGCCGTCGAGCCCGAGGTCATCCTCACGATCCCCGAGCACATGGCGCGTCATCACGTCGCGCTCGCCGTCGAGCTCGACGGGGGCGTTCTCACGGTCGCGATGGCGAACCCGCTCGACCTCGTCGCCATCGACGACATCCGCGTGGCCACCGGGAAGACCATCAAGCCCGAGGTGGGCTCCCGCAGCGAGATCGAAGAGGCCATCGCGACGGCGTACCGGAGCGCCACGGCCGGCCGGCACATGGAGGAGGTCATCGCCGGGGCGAAGCTCCAGCTCGAGACCGAGTCCGCGACGAGCGCGGGGGAGATGAACGAGGAGGAACTCCGGAACCGCGCCGAGGACGCGCCGATCGTCCGTCTCGTGAACCTCGTCCTGAGCCAGGCGCTCGCGGAGCGGGCGACCGACATTCACATCGAGCCGCTGCCCGACAGGACCGTGGTCCGCTACCGCGTGGACGGCATGCTGTATGACTCGGCCACGCCGCCCAAGGACTTCCACGAGGCCATCGTGGTGCGCATCAAGATCCTCTCGGACATGGACGTCTCCGAGCGGCGCGTGCCCCTCGACGGGCGCTTCACGCTCTCGTTCGACGGCCGCGCCGTGGACGTGCGCGTCTCCACGCTGCCCACCGTGTACGGCGAGAAGGTCGCGATGCGCCTTCTCGACAAGTCGGGCGGGACGGTGCGGCTCGAGGACCTCGGGTTCGAGCCCGAGATGCTCGAGACGTACTTGAGGGGCATCCGAAGGCCCTACGGGATGGTGCTCGTGAGCGGCCCGACCGGGTCGGGCAAGACGAGCACGCTCTACTCCGGGATGAAGGAGCTCGACCGCGTCGGCAAGAACATCACGACGCTCGAGGACCCGGTCGAGTACCACCTCGAGCGCATCAACCAGGTGACCATCAACCGGAAGGCCGGACTCACGTTCGGGACGGGCCTGCGGTCACTGCTCCGGCAGGACCCGGACGTCATCATGATCGGCGAGATCCGGGATCTCGAGACCGCCGAGCTCGCCGTCCGCTCGGCGCTCACCGGCCACCTCGTGCTCAGCACGGTGCACGCCAACGACGCGCCGGCGACGGCAACGAGGCTCGTGGACATCGGCATCGAGCCGTACCTCGTGGCGAGCGCCGTTCATCTCGTGATGGCGCAGCGCCTTGTCAGGAAGATCTGCCCGGACTGCGCGACGAAGTACGAGCCCGACCCCTCGGTTGTGCGCGCGCTCGGCGAGGCGGACCTTCGGGGGACGACGTTCCTGCAGGGCGCCGGCTGCAAGCAGTGCCGCGGGCGCGGCTTTCGGGGCCGCACGGCCGTGTTCGAGCTGCTCGACCTGTCGCCCGAGCTGGGCGACATGGTCATCGCGCGCGCGTCCGCGGACGCGGTCCGAAGGCGCGCCGTCGAGCTCGGGTTCGTCACGCTCCGGCAGAACGCGATCACGAAGGTGAAACAGGGCATCACGACCGTGGAAGAGGCCCTGAGCGTTTGCACCGAGCTCATCTGAGCCATCCCTGGGTGAGGTGACCACGTGGCACGATTCGAGTACGAAGCCAAGAGCACGCACGGCGCGAGGACCGCGAACGTCGTCTACGCGGAGTCGGCCGAGGCCGCCGTCGACGTGCTCCACCGCGACGGATACGTCGTGCTGTCGATCCGCGAGGCGAAGGAAGGCATCAAGGAGCGGCTCTCCGGAAGCCGCGTGCTCTTCGGGATGCCGGTCTCGACGGGCGTCGTCGCGCTCTTCACCAAGCAGCTCGCGGCCATGTTCAACGCCGGGCTCCCGGTCATCCGCGCCCTGTACGGCCTGGCGAGGGAGGAGCGGAACCGCGCTTTCTCGGACGCGCTGGTGCGCGTCGCCACCGACATCGAAAGCGGAGAGACGCTCTCCAACGCGATGGCGAAGCACGGGAGCGTGTTCTCGAAGGTGTACGTGAGCATGGTGCGCTCGGGCGAGCGCAGCGGAACGCTCGGCGTCATCCTCGGGCACCTCGTGAAGTACATGAACCGGACCGAGGCGATCAAGCGGAAGGTCAAGGCGGCGATGACCTACCCGATGTTCGTGGTCGGGTTCGCCGTCCTCGCGACGATCGTTCTCATGCTGCGCATCGTGCCGCTCATGGCGAACATCTACGACTCGCTGGGCGCCAACCTCCCCGGTCCGACCAAGATGGTGATCGCCGTGAGCCACGCGCTCGGCCGGCACTTCTGGCTGCTGCCCGTCCTGCTCCTTGCGCTCCTCATCGCGCACCGGGCGCTGCGGCGGACTCCGGCCGGCCGGCTCTCGCTCGACTCGTTCAAGCTGAGGATGCCCATCTTCGGGGCGATCATCCAGAAGGTCGTCATCGCGAAGTACCTGCGGACGCTGGGCGTGCTCGTCGAGAGCGGCCTGCCCATCATCGACGCGCTCGAGCTCGCGGGGGAGACCGCGGGCAACGAGGTCGTGGAGCGCGCGTCGCAGGACATCGCGCGGCACGTGTCGCGCGGCGCCGGGCTCTCGCTCGGGTTCCGCGCCGCGGGCATCTTCCCAGAGATCGTCGTTCAGATGATCACGACGGGCGAGGAGACGGGCCGTCTGGGCGAGATGCTCACGACGGTGTCGGACCACTACGACGACCAGGTCGAGGCGTCGGTCGAAGGCCTCGCCTCGCTCATCGAGCCGCTTCTCATCGTGATGGTCGGCGGGCTCATCGCGCTCATGCTGGTGGCGATGTTCCTGCCGGTGTTCCACCTGGGCGGGGCGATCCGCCAGTCGATGTGATGTGCGCCCGGCACAGGGGACCGGGCGGGATGCGAGTGGCTGTGAGGACCGTCGGTTGAGGCATGCATCGGAGCCTGAAAGGAGGTGAACAAATGAGGCTTCTCAGAAACCGCAAGGGTTTCACGCTGATCGAGCTCATGGTCGTCGTGATCATCGTCCTCGTGCTCGCCGGCATCGCTGTGCCTGTGTACATGCACTACATCCAGGAGAGCAGGAAGAGCGAGGCGTACGCGGTGATCGACGCGACCGTGGCGGGCGCGCTCACGTACTTCCAGCGCAACAACACGTACGTGGGCGGCACGACCACGAACTTCATGGTGGCCGACGACATGGCGAACGCGCGGTACTTCACGTACGCGCTGTCGGGCCAGGCGGCGACCGGGTTCGTCGTGACCGCGTCGGTGACAGGTGGCTGGGGCCCCGCCACGGGCCGGATCATCTGGACGCACGCGGGCGCGAACGCCGCGAACGGCAACGCAGGATCGGGCTCGTTCTCGGAGACCGGTTGGTAGGCTTGTGGGGGCCGGGGCCTTCGGGCCCCGGCCCCGTCAGCCGCCCCGCGCTGCGGGGCGCAGCGAGAGGGACTCGATGAGGATCCAGAGGGAAGCCGGCATGAGCCTGATTGAGGTCATGGTCGCCGTGATCGTGTTCTCAATAGCCATCGTCTTCGTCTACCAGATGTTCTGGAGCGGAGGCTCGCGCGTGTACCAGGAAGGCGAGCGACGGGTGGCTCTCAAGATGGCGGAGCGCAAGATCGAGGAGCTCAAGTACGCCGGCTACGCCTCCACGGGGTCCGACGCCGACTGGACGAGCGTGCACATGGGCGTGGGCTCGCACCCGACGAACCCCGCGGTCGTCCTGGACGACATGGGCACGGTGACCACGGTGGACGATCTCACCGGCTCGATGCAGTGGGCCGTGCGCGAGACCACCTGGGCGTCCATGGGCGTGACGGTGCGGGCGAAGATCGTGAACCTCAGGCTGGCGTGGCCGCAGGGTGCGCCCCGCGACCGGGTCCGGCTCGTCACGCTGGTGGGGGAGTGAACCGATGAACCTGCGCCGCTCATTCCGCGCGCCCGGCGGTCGGCGGGAGGCCGGCCTCACGCTGGTCGAGCTCACGATCGCCGGCGTCGCCTCGTCGGTCGTGGCGCTCGCGGTCATCGCGATGTACCTGTCCTCCATGCAGGCGTGGGGCACGGCGGGCTCGCGGCTGGCCCTCCAGCGCGGCGCCGACCACGCGGTCGAGCGCATCCTGGGCGACATCAGGAGAGGCAGCCGCGTCGTGATCGGCGGAGGCGGAAGCTCCATGTCCGTCTACCGCGTGACGGCTGCCGGGGACAGCCTCATGGTCTCGTACTCGCTCGTGAACGGCGAGCTCAGGAACTCCGCTGGCGTCGTGCTCGTGGACAAGGTGACGGCGCTGCAGTTCTCGTCCGGAAACGGCGTGAAGGTCGGCATCGTGCTCGACCTCTACGACAACAGAGGAACGACCGGCGTGACCGGTGACGACATGAGCATCCGCGTCACCTCGACCGCCGTCTGTCGGAACCAGTCCCTGTATTGAGCTGAAGGAGGGGGCCGTGTTCGGTGGGTTGGGCAATGCCGTCGTGGGGCTGGACGTCGGCTCGACGAGCGTGAAGGCCGTCCGCCTGTCTCACGGGCGCGGAGGGACCAGACTGCTCGGGGCCGCGGTCGAGGAGATCAAGCCGGCCGGCACGTCGGGCAACGGCGCCGCGGCCGCGAAGCTCGCTGCCGTGAAGGCGGCCCTCGCCGGGTGTGGTTTGGAGCACCCTGAGGGCGTTCCCGTCGTGACCGCCGTGAGCGGTCCCGGCGTGAGCATCAAGCACGTGAGCTTTCCCTCGATGCCCAAGCAGGAGCTCGCGGAGTCCATCAGGTGGGAGGCCCGGCGGCACGTGCCGTTCGGCGCCGCGGAGTTCATCCTGGACTTCCAGGTGCTCGACGGGGCGTCGAAGGCCGGCGACGACGAAGCGCAGATGAGGGTGCTGCTGACGGCGGTGGAGCGCACGCTCGTCGACGAACACGTCGCGTTCCTCTCGTCGGTCGGGCTCGAAGTGGACACCGTGGACCTCGTGCCGCTCGCCATCCTCAACGAGGCCGACGAGGAGGGGCTCCTTGGCGAGCAGGCCGTCGCCGTCGGCGACCTCGGGGAGACCGCTCTCAACCTCGGTATCTACAAGCGCGGGGGGCTCCTCTTCGCGAGGACGGTCCCGCTGATCGCCGGCTCGGGCGGCAAGGCACCGGCCAAGCCGTGGCTCGAGACGGCGGTCCAGGAGGCGCGCCGCTCGCTCACGTTCTATCACAACGAGTCCGGGCGCGAGACCATCGGCAGGATCTACCTCTCCGGCGGCCGCTCGCTCTGCAAGGACGTCGCCGGGGCGTTTCAGCAGGCGACCGGCATCGAGACCGCTCTCCTGGACCCGCTGGCCAAGCTCGCCTCCGCGGGTCAGGACGTCGCACCGCTGCGGCCGCAGGGCGCGAGGTTCGCCCTCGCCGCGGGTCTTGCCAGGAGGAGGTCGTAGCCGTGCTGTTCAGGATCAACATGTACCCGGCCGGCAGGGAGCGGAGGGCGGAAGCCGAGCGCAGGGTGAGGCGGTTCGCCGGCCTGGCCGTCGTGATCGCGACGAACGCGGCCCTGGTCGTGCTGTTCCTTGTCTCGCTGCGGCTGTCCAACCAGGCGGCCGCGGTCGGCGAGACGCGGCTGCGCGCCTCCGAGAACGCGATCACGGCGATCCTCAGCGAGCAGGGCGGCGCGATGACGCGCGAGGACCTCGAGCTCGTCAGGATGCGCGCGGCGCAGGTGCGGTGGAGCCGCGTGCTTCAGTCCATCTCGGAGGCCACGCCGAGCGAGATCACGCTGTCGCGGATCAAGCTCGCCGAGGGCGCCACGCCGGGATCGCAGATGAGGACGCCCGGGCTCCGGCTCACGGGCAGACTCAAGGCGGCAAGCGAGCAGGCCGGCCTCACGGCGCTCATGAGGTTCCTCGGCTCGCTCAGGGACGACGAGTACTTCGGGCGCCACTTCCACGATCCGAAGCTCATCGACTCCACGTGGCTGCGGGACGAGGCGGGCAACGTGCTGGAGTTCGACGTCTTCTGTCCGGCGGAGGGCGCCCTGCAGCTCTCCGAAGGCGCGGGGGCGGCCGAGCCTACGGGGCCCCACCCGGACGAGGTGCAGAGGGTCGGGCCGGGCGACGTCGGGGCCGGCGGAACGGGAGGAGCCCATGAAGGCTCGCTTTAGACCCGAGATCGTCGTCGCGCTGGCCGTGATGCTGACGCTCATCGTGGCGGACGCGAAGGTGGCACGGCCGCGCCGCGTCGCCGCCGCGGAGGCACGCCAGCGCGTCGAGCAGTACGAGCAGGAGCTGCGCTACCTCGCGAGCCACTCTCACGAACTCGCGAAGGTCGGGCAGTTCCTGCCCCAGCCGCTCGACGAGAACGCGAGGGGCGACGAGCGGTTCCTGTCCGGCGTGAGCGCCGAGGCGAAGCGGCTCAACCTCGCCTTCACGAAGGTGGAGCCCGCCGGCGAGCAGCCCTTCGGAAACTACGTGATGCGTCGCTACAAGCTGCAGTTCGAGGGAAACTACCAGGGGTTCGCGTCGCTTCTGCGAGCTCTGGAGACCACACCGGACATCGTGACGGTCGTCGGGCTCGAGTGCGTCTCGCGGGAGGCCATCGGCGCCTCGCGTCATCGTGCCACGCTTGAGGTATCCGTCATCGGGCGCTAGTTCGGCCCGCACGAGGGGAATGACATGAAGGACAGAACGAGGCTCTTCATCGCGGTCATCGTCGCTGCGATCGCCGTCTCCGCCTACGTCGGCGGGAAGGCCATCGTGGGCGCGTCCGCGTCGCTTCGCGGGCCCGACGGGGAACGCGCCGTCGCTCCCGGCGAGATCGAGAGCACGGGGAACCAGGCCGCGGAGCTTCTCGCCGGCATCGGCGGCGCCGAAGGCGGCCGGACGGCGGTCGACATCAAGCGCGACCCGCTGTCGCCGTACACCGGCCCGCCGCCCAAGGCCGCGGCTGGGACTCCGGCGCCCAGCAGGGCCGAGGCGAAGCAGGCACTGCCGGCGTACACGGTGACGGCGCTGTTCCTTGACGACAACCCGACCGCCATCCTGAGCGCGGGCGGGAACCGGACGATCGTCCACGTCGGCGACACGGTGGACGGCGTCCGCGTCACGGCGATCAACGACAGCGGAGTCACGGTCGAGGGTGCCGGCGGCACCCGGACCTATCCCTATCGCGCAACCCGATAGCGAGGAGGAAGCAACGTGAGAGCCCTTCTGTTTGCACTGGTCGTGGCGCTGCTCGTCGCCGCGCCGACGCAGGACATGCGGGCGGTGGATCCCGGGCAGCGGCTGGTGACGATGCACGCGGCGAACACGCGACTGGCCGACGTGCTCGACATCCTGTCGCAGAAGAGCGGCCTCAACATCGTGGCCGCCGCGGACGTCGAGGACAAGCTCGTGTCGATCAACCTCCGGGAGACGCCCGTCGAGGAGGCGCTGAACCTCATCGTGAGGGCGGCGGGGCTCGGCTACGAGAAGATCGGGAACTCGGTGCTCGTCGCCGAGAGCACCGCGCTCCAGCAGGAGACGGGCCTTGCGACGTACGTGATCCCGCTGCAGTTCGCGGACGCCTTCGAGCTCGTGCCCGTCGTCGAGAAGATGGTCGAGAAGGTCGCGGCCGACCCGGGCGGCAACCGGCTCGTCGTCGTCGCGACGCCGGC of Candidatus Effluviviaceae Genus I sp. contains these proteins:
- a CDS encoding 2,3-bisphosphoglycerate-independent phosphoglycerate mutase encodes the protein MDHGKLIEAVATPTGGKIVLVVADGLGGLPHPTTGLTELETARTPNLDALAAEGVTGLHVPIAPGISPGSGPAHMALFGYDPVRYLIGRGVLEALGIGFELKAGDVAARLNFATVDAHGRITDRRAGRISNEKCVELCSRLDAIELPGVRLFVRPVKEHRAVAVLRGDGLAGGLNDTDPQRTGVPPLPLTATDPGQRRTAELLTLFVERAREMLKAEPKANAVTLRGIAARDPIPTFGERYRMRAAAVAEYPMYRGVAGLVGMTVLDAAPPGEVAAAVGRAFADFDFFFVHFKKTDSTGEDGSFDAKVAATERLDALVPSLVALGPDVLVVTGDHSTPSALASHSWHPVPVVLRAKSARRDAVRAFGESQCLAGGLGTVRAVDLMPLMMAHAGRLLKFGA
- the lnt gene encoding apolipoprotein N-acyltransferase encodes the protein MARRGRSSEASRPAGPRELLLAALGGGCLVLAFPPVDLLPAAFVGLVPLLWVLRGTRPTGFWSAFRPGLIAGIAFFAPLLYWLVNLSSLDMDNPVLMSGPLVLLVLLQASYWGLFSAAAYWVRGRTRVPDWVSLPVLWVACEQLRSLGVLGFTWGALGYAGVAWPRAIQFASITGLFGVSLWFALGSALVLEAAAGVTRRARAVAWLVVLVALPVAHGSLVLARAPVGAAARGMPTARIAVVQPNIDAKKKWDAEFRDESFRVLRELSLEAAGLRPDLIVWPETAAPSYLSREPKDMEKVASVARETGSWVLTGFPDMRDDPEAHRGFRAYNAVVLVSPLGDPVGRYDKIHLVPFGEFIPFETVIPALRTVDFGEADFSPGTERVVLSAGPVDAAALICFESIFPRLVTGFVARGATLLVNVTNDVWYGRTSMPFQHASMAVMRAIENRRSLARSANSGVSLLVDPYGRTVSRLGIFERGVLVGDLPLVSSRTPYALLGDVVGWGALTLAALLATLPLLMRGRRPCRTRPV
- a CDS encoding DUF4900 domain-containing protein; protein product: MRTRETPSAAGRFGHCRRRNAGPRPERGGVLVIVLAIVAAVLLIGVALFVLGGGESGIVEHRVDSVRAFYLAEAGLDRAKSWLEALAQQDPPSFPASGAFNDQWLGGGEYDVTITKVASGGPWVTSYDVVSTAAVDGAVRQVRARLQNETFAQYVYYADEPSQIWFTSRDSLHGRVHVNGTMYISGAPWFGMKVTSTASSFTMYQGSTPTFAGGYELGVDPIPLPAPANLIATLSSYSQSGGIYGAPLSGSNAKYEVELGRNGNMGTVSYRAYRLVSGSYQWSGWTNVVIGSTNGIAWLSAPVDIKGTLDGQITIGSTGDINIMDNLLYLDSTPGHGPNPGCDDILGLVSAKNVVVWDSAPNLADCEIHAHMIALDKSFGARNYDQGSPRGDLTIWGGFAQKKVGAIGQFQHGGGIIHGYSKDYHYDMRLMSMSPPGFPPTGKYIQTTWREVVPPEL
- a CDS encoding DUF4900 domain-containing protein, which codes for MTTKKQREGGLAARALSSQTGVALVTVMAIVSAVLLLGVALFTLGVGEGDLVQNAVDTARAFYLAESGLVHGRSVLEGLASQSPATYPTDFTLNPVTVGGGTYTVGVTRRSAFNPWVHEYAVESTGSVGGATATVRGIIRNETFAQYLFYAHHSDDVWFATGDTLDGRVHVNGHLKVSGSPWFGMKVTSSRDNMIVYQGSTPTFMGGYELGVPEVPLPTSAAFMADLSSKAAAGGINCGTLNGPNAKYEVELARNGQHGYLSYRAYRRTSGNRYSWTSWTSVSIANTNGVAWFGSPVDLKGTLDGQLTLGCAGNVTITDDVRYRNSTPGSGPNQGCDDLLGICSAKNVIVQDNAANRNNCEIHAHIMALDSSFTAENYNRGSPRGDLMVYGGIAQKSFGAIGTFRHNGGVVSGYNKRYHFDPRLAGQSPPGYPVTGGYILASWTRVQGQQG